A window of Pseudomonas mucidolens contains these coding sequences:
- a CDS encoding polyamine ABC transporter substrate-binding protein, which produces MKALGLKNAGKTLLALSMMGVMAGTAQAADKVLHVYNWSDYIAPDTVAEFEKESGIKVVYDVFDSNETLEAKLLAGKSGYDIVIPSNNFLAKQIKAGVYQELDKSRLPNWKNLDTDLLKAVGDASDKGNKHAFPYMWGTIGIGYNPDKVKAALGVDKIDSWDVLFKPENIAKLKGCGVSFLDSPTEMIPAALHYLGYPTDTTDKKQLAEAEALFLKIRPSVGYFHSSKYISDLANGNICVAVGYSGDLEQSKSRAAEAGGKVKVSYVIPKEGAGSFYDMVAIPKDAENLDAAYQFMNYLMQPEVMAEITNSVRFPNGNKAATPLVNKDISGDPSIYPSDEVKAKLYAISDLPPTTLRTLTRSWTKIKSGK; this is translated from the coding sequence ATGAAGGCATTAGGTTTGAAGAACGCTGGCAAGACCCTCCTGGCTTTGTCCATGATGGGTGTAATGGCAGGCACGGCCCAGGCCGCCGACAAAGTGCTGCACGTTTATAACTGGTCCGATTACATTGCACCGGACACTGTCGCCGAGTTTGAAAAAGAGTCTGGCATCAAGGTGGTGTACGACGTTTTCGACAGCAACGAAACCCTGGAAGCCAAGCTGCTGGCTGGCAAGTCCGGGTATGACATCGTGATTCCCTCGAACAACTTCCTCGCCAAGCAGATCAAGGCCGGTGTTTATCAGGAGCTGGACAAGTCCAGGCTGCCGAACTGGAAGAACCTGGATACCGATCTGCTCAAGGCCGTTGGCGACGCCAGCGACAAAGGCAACAAGCACGCGTTTCCCTACATGTGGGGCACCATCGGCATCGGCTACAACCCGGACAAGGTCAAGGCTGCGCTGGGCGTCGACAAGATCGACTCGTGGGACGTGCTGTTCAAGCCCGAGAACATCGCCAAACTCAAAGGCTGTGGCGTGAGTTTCCTCGACTCACCGACCGAAATGATTCCCGCCGCCTTGCATTACCTGGGCTACCCGACCGACACCACCGACAAAAAACAACTGGCTGAAGCCGAAGCGTTGTTCCTCAAGATTCGTCCTTCGGTGGGTTACTTCCATTCCTCCAAGTACATCTCTGACCTCGCCAACGGCAACATCTGCGTCGCCGTGGGTTACTCGGGCGACCTGGAACAATCCAAGTCCCGCGCTGCCGAAGCCGGCGGCAAAGTCAAAGTCTCCTACGTCATTCCCAAGGAAGGTGCAGGCAGCTTCTACGACATGGTCGCTATTCCTAAAGATGCCGAAAACCTCGACGCGGCCTACCAGTTCATGAACTACCTGATGCAGCCTGAAGTCATGGCCGAGATCACCAACAGCGTCCGTTTCCCGAACGGCAACAAGGCCGCCACGCCGCTGGTGAACAAAGATATCTCGGGTGATCCGAGCATCTATCCGTCGGACGAAGTGAAAGCCAAGCTGTATGCCATCAGCGATCTGCCGCCCACTACCCTGCGGACGCTGACGCGCAGTTGGACCAAGATCAAATCGGGCAAATAA
- a CDS encoding polyamine ABC transporter substrate-binding protein — protein MPISLFRKALLVGAGLTLAVSVQAASTVHVYNWSDYIGPDTLAEFEKATGIKPVYDVFDSNETLEGKLLAGRTGYDVVVPSNHFLGKQIKAGAFQKIDKAQLSNYANLDPALLKRLEKNDPGNQYAVPYLWGTNGIGYNVDKVKEVLGVDKIDSWAVLFEPQNMKKLASCGVSFMDSADEMLPAVLNYMGLDPNSTNPADYKKAAEKLLEVRPYVTYFHSSKYISDLANGNICVAAGFSGDVFQAKARAAEAGKGVNIAYVIPKEGGNLWFDVLAIPKDSTNVKQAHAFINYLLQPEVIAQVSDYVGYANPNPGADKLMDQSIRTDAAVYPPQAVLERTFVNSELPPKVQRLMTRSWTKVKTGK, from the coding sequence GTGCCAATTTCCTTATTTCGCAAAGCCTTGCTGGTAGGGGCGGGCCTCACGTTGGCAGTCAGCGTGCAAGCCGCTTCAACCGTGCACGTTTATAACTGGTCGGACTATATCGGTCCCGATACCCTGGCCGAGTTTGAAAAAGCCACCGGCATCAAGCCCGTCTACGATGTGTTTGACTCCAACGAAACCCTGGAAGGCAAGCTGCTGGCCGGTCGCACCGGTTATGACGTGGTGGTGCCGTCCAACCATTTCCTGGGCAAGCAGATCAAGGCCGGGGCGTTCCAGAAAATCGACAAGGCGCAGTTGAGCAACTACGCCAACCTCGACCCGGCGCTGCTTAAACGTCTGGAAAAGAACGATCCGGGCAACCAATACGCGGTGCCTTATCTGTGGGGCACCAACGGCATTGGCTACAACGTCGATAAGGTCAAGGAAGTGCTGGGTGTCGACAAGATCGATTCCTGGGCGGTGCTGTTCGAGCCGCAGAACATGAAAAAGCTGGCCAGTTGCGGTGTGTCTTTCATGGACTCTGCCGATGAAATGCTGCCGGCGGTTCTCAATTACATGGGCCTGGACCCTAACAGCACAAACCCGGCCGATTATAAAAAGGCTGCTGAAAAATTGCTGGAAGTACGTCCCTACGTGACTTACTTCCATTCTTCCAAATACATCTCGGACCTGGCCAACGGCAATATTTGCGTGGCGGCGGGTTTCTCCGGTGATGTGTTCCAGGCCAAGGCCCGCGCGGCCGAAGCGGGCAAAGGCGTAAATATCGCCTACGTGATTCCCAAGGAAGGCGGCAACCTGTGGTTTGACGTGCTGGCGATCCCCAAGGACTCCACCAACGTCAAGCAAGCGCACGCGTTCATCAACTATTTGCTGCAACCTGAGGTGATCGCCCAGGTCAGCGATTACGTCGGTTATGCCAACCCTAACCCGGGGGCGGACAAACTGATGGATCAATCGATACGCACCGACGCAGCGGTTTACCCACCGCAGGCGGTTCTCGAGCGGACATTCGTCAACAGCGAGTTACCCCCGAAGGTGCAACGCCTGATGACCCGTAGCTGGACCAAGGTCAAGACGGGCAAGTAA
- a CDS encoding ABC transporter ATP-binding protein, whose protein sequence is MAVASGAYKKALEGDQTPKKVLVKIDRVTKKFDETIAVDDVSLEIKKGEIFALLGGSGSGKSTLLRMLAGFERPTEGRIFLDGVDITDMPPYERPINMMFQSYALFPHMTVAQNIAFGLQQDKIPKAEVEARVAEMLKLVQMSQFAKRKPHQLSGGQRQRVALARSLAKRPKLLLLDEPMGALDKKLRSQMQLELVEIIERVGVTCVMVTHDQEEAMTMAERIAIMHLGWIAQIGSPIDIYETPTSRLVCEFIGNVNIFETLVVDDAEGHAVLECADLDRNIYVGHGIATAVEDKSVTYAIRPEKLLVTSEMPTCEHNWSSGKVHDIAYLGGHSVFYVELPSGKLVQSFVANAERRGQRPTWGDQVYVWWEDDSGVVLRS, encoded by the coding sequence ATGGCAGTTGCCTCCGGCGCCTATAAGAAAGCCCTCGAGGGCGACCAGACACCGAAAAAGGTGTTGGTCAAAATCGACCGGGTCACGAAAAAGTTCGACGAGACGATTGCCGTGGACGATGTGTCCCTGGAGATCAAGAAAGGCGAGATTTTCGCCTTGCTCGGCGGTTCGGGTTCGGGCAAGTCCACCTTGCTGCGTATGCTCGCAGGTTTCGAGCGCCCGACTGAGGGGCGGATTTTCCTCGACGGTGTCGACATCACCGACATGCCGCCGTATGAGCGTCCGATCAACATGATGTTCCAGTCCTACGCGTTGTTCCCGCACATGACCGTGGCGCAGAACATCGCGTTCGGCCTGCAGCAGGACAAGATCCCTAAGGCGGAAGTCGAAGCGCGCGTGGCCGAGATGCTCAAGCTGGTACAGATGAGTCAGTTCGCCAAGCGCAAACCGCATCAGTTGTCTGGCGGCCAGCGCCAGCGGGTGGCGCTGGCACGTTCCCTGGCCAAGCGTCCGAAACTGTTGCTGCTCGATGAGCCCATGGGCGCCCTGGACAAGAAGCTGCGTTCGCAGATGCAGCTGGAGCTTGTTGAGATCATCGAGCGCGTCGGCGTGACCTGTGTGATGGTGACACACGATCAGGAAGAGGCCATGACCATGGCCGAGCGCATCGCGATCATGCACCTGGGCTGGATCGCCCAGATCGGCAGCCCGATCGATATCTACGAAACCCCGACCAGCCGTCTGGTGTGTGAGTTCATCGGCAACGTCAACATCTTCGAAACCCTGGTGGTGGACGACGCCGAAGGTCACGCGGTGCTCGAGTGTGCTGACCTGGATCGCAACATCTACGTAGGTCACGGCATCGCCACTGCGGTGGAAGACAAGTCGGTGACTTACGCGATTCGCCCGGAAAAGCTGCTGGTCACCTCCGAAATGCCGACCTGCGAGCACAACTGGTCCAGCGGCAAGGTCCACGACATCGCGTACCTCGGCGGTCACTCGGTGTTCTACGTGGAGTTGCCGAGCGGCAAGCTGGTGCAGTCCTTCGTCGCCAACGCCGAGCGCCGTGGCCAGCGGCCGACCTGGGGTGATCAGGTTTACGTGTGGTGGGAAGACGACAGCGGCGTGGTACTGCGCTCATGA
- a CDS encoding ABC transporter permease subunit, with translation MNMRKFKRRLHRIVPSGKQVVIGIPFLWLFLFFALPFFIVLKISFAEADVAIPPYTEIYTYVEQKLQLVLNLANYSLLAGDDLYIAAYLGSLKMAFFSTLLCLLIGYPMAYGIATARKEMQTVLVLLIMMPTWTAILIRVYAWMGILSNNGLLNGFLMSMGLINEPLQILNTNIAVYIGVVYSYLPFMILPLYANLVKHDQSLLEAASDLGSSTFNSFWKITVPLSKNGIIAGCMLVFIPVVGEFVIPELLGGPETLMIGKVLWQEFFNNRDWPVASALAVVMLAILIVPIILFNRSQAKEMEGKV, from the coding sequence ATGAACATGCGCAAATTCAAGCGGCGCTTGCACCGCATAGTCCCCAGTGGCAAGCAGGTGGTCATCGGGATTCCGTTCCTGTGGCTGTTTCTGTTCTTCGCGCTGCCGTTCTTCATTGTTTTGAAGATCAGCTTCGCCGAAGCCGACGTGGCGATTCCGCCTTACACCGAGATCTACACCTACGTTGAGCAGAAGCTGCAATTGGTGCTGAACCTGGCCAATTACAGTTTGCTGGCGGGCGATGACCTGTACATCGCCGCGTACCTCGGCTCGCTGAAAATGGCATTTTTCAGCACGTTGCTGTGTCTGCTGATCGGCTACCCGATGGCCTACGGTATCGCCACCGCGCGCAAGGAAATGCAAACCGTGCTGGTGCTGCTGATCATGATGCCGACCTGGACGGCGATCCTGATCCGTGTGTATGCGTGGATGGGCATCCTCAGCAACAACGGTTTGCTCAACGGCTTCCTGATGTCCATGGGGTTGATCAACGAGCCGTTGCAGATCCTCAACACCAATATCGCGGTATATATCGGTGTGGTCTATTCGTACCTGCCGTTCATGATCCTGCCGCTGTACGCCAACCTGGTTAAACATGACCAGAGCTTGCTGGAGGCCGCATCCGACCTGGGCTCGAGCACCTTCAACAGTTTCTGGAAAATCACCGTGCCGCTGTCCAAGAACGGCATTATCGCCGGCTGCATGCTGGTGTTTATCCCGGTAGTGGGCGAGTTCGTGATCCCCGAACTGCTGGGCGGTCCGGAAACGCTGATGATCGGTAAAGTGTTGTGGCAGGAATTCTTCAACAACCGTGACTGGCCGGTGGCGTCTGCCCTGGCAGTGGTGATGCTGGCGATCCTGATCGTGCCGATCATCCTGTTTAACCGCAGCCAGGCCAAAGAGATGGAGGGCAAGGTATGA
- a CDS encoding ABC transporter permease subunit: MKRFSFSSFMLVVGLLFIYLPMLILVIYSFNESKLVTVWGGWSIKWYVGLLDNTQLMGSVARSLEIACYTAVAAVALGTLAAFVLTRINQFKGRTLFGGLVTAPLVMPEVITGLSLLLLFVAMAQMIGWPQERGILTIWIAHTTFCAAYVAVVVSARLRELDLSIEEAAMDLGARPWKVFFLITIPMIAPSLAAGGMMSFALSLDDLVLASFVSGPGSTTLPMEVFSAVRLGVKPEINAVASLILLAVSLVTFLVWFFSRRAEERRKKAIQQAIEEAAADGWKQPDVRRAPAPV; this comes from the coding sequence ATGAAGCGCTTCAGTTTCTCCAGCTTCATGCTGGTCGTAGGGCTGCTGTTCATCTACCTGCCGATGCTGATCCTGGTGATCTATTCGTTCAACGAATCGAAGCTGGTGACGGTGTGGGGCGGCTGGTCGATCAAGTGGTATGTCGGCCTTTTGGATAACACCCAATTGATGGGCTCGGTTGCCCGTTCCCTGGAAATCGCCTGCTACACGGCGGTGGCCGCGGTGGCGTTGGGTACGTTAGCGGCGTTCGTGCTGACGCGTATCAACCAGTTCAAGGGCCGTACGCTGTTCGGCGGCCTGGTGACCGCGCCGCTGGTGATGCCCGAAGTGATCACCGGTCTGTCGTTGTTGCTGCTGTTCGTGGCGATGGCGCAGATGATCGGCTGGCCCCAGGAACGGGGCATCCTCACCATCTGGATCGCCCACACCACGTTCTGTGCGGCGTATGTGGCGGTGGTGGTGTCGGCGCGCTTGCGTGAGCTGGACCTGTCGATCGAAGAAGCGGCGATGGATCTGGGCGCGCGGCCGTGGAAGGTGTTCTTCCTGATCACCATCCCGATGATCGCGCCGTCGTTGGCAGCGGGCGGCATGATGTCGTTCGCGCTGTCCCTGGATGACCTGGTATTGGCCAGCTTCGTCTCGGGGCCGGGTTCTACCACGTTGCCGATGGAAGTGTTCTCGGCTGTGCGCCTGGGGGTAAAACCCGAGATCAATGCCGTGGCCAGCCTGATCCTGTTGGCGGTGTCACTGGTGACCTTCCTGGTGTGGTTTTTCAGCCGCCGGGCCGAAGAACGTCGCAAGAAAGCGATCCAGCAGGCCATCGAAGAAGCGGCAGCGGATGGTTGGAAACAGCCGGACGTACGTCGGGCTCCCGCACCGGTCTAA
- a CDS encoding HD domain-containing protein — MSSTIAGIKIPDSALAKATTEYIRDIESDLLYHHSRRVFLFGALSGERRHMTYNPELLYVGAMFHDLGLVAGHRSDNERFEVDGANAAADFLKPYGLSDDDIEQVWLSIALHTTPGVPKHLRPTVALVTAGVEMDVLGMDYAAFTHVQREAVVHAHPRGEGFKECIICAFADGLRHRPQTTFGNVKTDVLVDQEPGFKPMNFVEVIRQSPWTA; from the coding sequence ATGAGTAGCACCATCGCCGGCATCAAAATCCCCGACAGCGCCCTGGCCAAGGCCACCACCGAATACATCCGTGACATTGAATCCGACCTGCTCTACCACCACTCCCGTCGCGTCTTCCTGTTTGGCGCCTTGAGCGGCGAGCGCAGGCATATGACCTACAACCCGGAGTTGCTCTACGTCGGCGCGATGTTCCATGACCTGGGCCTGGTGGCTGGCCATCGCAGTGACAACGAGCGTTTTGAAGTGGACGGCGCCAACGCTGCCGCCGACTTTCTCAAGCCCTACGGGTTGAGCGATGACGATATCGAGCAGGTGTGGTTGTCCATTGCCCTGCACACCACGCCTGGCGTGCCCAAGCACCTGCGCCCTACCGTCGCCCTGGTGACCGCTGGCGTGGAGATGGATGTGCTGGGCATGGACTACGCCGCGTTTACGCACGTGCAGCGCGAGGCTGTGGTGCATGCGCATCCACGGGGCGAAGGGTTCAAGGAATGCATCATCTGCGCCTTTGCCGACGGCTTGCGCCATCGCCCGCAGACCACGTTTGGCAACGTGAAGACCGATGTGTTGGTGGATCAGGAGCCGGGGTTCAAGCCGATGAACTTTGTCGAGGTGATTCGCCAGTCGCCGTGGACTGCCTAA